The DNA sequence TCGGCCTCCCGTccccaggagaaggaaagctcgcacCCAACTGGGAAGGACCATACAGAGTCAAGGCCGTAATAGGAAAAGGAGCGTATAAACTCGAACGACTAGACGGCAGCGAAATACCAAGAACTTGGAACGCGGCCAACCTACGAAGATACTATACTTAAATAAGtcactctttattttttcttttaatcacCCTGTATTtccctttattttttattgtttattgtCTTTTAGAACCTCGGGTACTCTTTCCCTCACGaagggttttaacgaggcccaaaccatttaaataaattttcttacAAGTTACTTTCACCTCATCCCCATTACAAACCACTACTGTTCCTCAAAACACGGAACGAAGACACGGCCATCACTGGAGGACTGATCACCCTCCAGGCCGAACACACGGATATCCAAAAAACCGACCAAACGAACGGTTAcgataaaacaaaaaattgcaGAAAGGCCCGGACGGCCAAATAAACACCACAAACGGATCATACAAAAGGCCCAGACGGCCGAAATACTATTAAACGATCCCCAAAAGTCACGGCCCTTGGCCATACCAAAATATTCAGTAACTAAcaagttcaaaaataaaatacaaagaGGAAACTACTCAAATATCTACAATCCGCCCATCCCGGACGGTCTTGAAGGCTCCCGTCACAGACACATCCACACCAGGGGCCAACACCAGAAACTGCGCCTTCATCGTCTCCTCGGTAGCAGCAATGGCATCCCCAGCATCAGCCAACAAAGccgctttctccttcttcaggGCTTCGACCTGAGCCTTCAGAGTTTCCGACTCAGCGAGGAGCAAGGCAGCTTGAGAACTTGCATCTGAGGAACGCTTCCGCTCTTCGGCCAGTTGAGAAAGAAGCGAAGTCTCAACACCGGCAAGTCGGAGGATCTCCGCCCCGGCATCCTCTGAAGACTTCGCCGCTTTCTCCTTCGCAGTAATAGCAACCTTGAGCTCCTCCTTCAATTTGGTCACATCAGCCTGAGCTTGCCGaagcttcttctccaacaaAACCGCTTGGGCCATCACGGGCTCAGCTTTTCGAACAACCACAGCTGAGCGAAGAAGGGCACGGTAAACCGACTCAGCCTGGAACGAGACGTCACAGCCATCAAAAAACGACTCCGTTCTAGGCATCAAATGCTGATCAATGAAACCCGTGGCGTCGAAACGTCGGTCCATCACACTAGGGATCAAGCCCTCCCCTTCAAAAGTCTCGCTTCCCGGCTCCTCGGCCCTACCCCTCTTCCGAGAAGCCTCAGTACCCGTCAGCACGACCACCTCAGGCGAACCGGGAGGAACCTGTGCTTCAGTAGGCACCTCCGAGGAAACCACCCCCTGAGGAGCAGCCTGAGAATCCACAGCCGGATTCGAAACAGGAGTGGTAGGGGACGACGATCCCTCCTCCCGAACTAACGCGGCCTTCAACCTCGCCAAGGTCGTCAACCCGCTAGCCATCTCAACTGAAAGAAAACCAACAGAAGAATTTAGAAGagttaccaaaaaaaaaaaaaaaaaaaaaaggggagaaaggaACACACCAATATAAGTCCGACAAGCCTCGGGATCCCCCATGACGTCCCGAGGATTCAACGGACGCTCGCCAAACAAATGCCACAAAACACTGGCAATATCCTTATCCTCCCGGGACAAATCGTCGTAGGAAATCTTAGTCAAAACCGACGGCCCGGCGCCAAAATTCCAGTACGTCGGAAACCGGCGCTCGCCTTCCAGAGTAAGCCAAAACGGGCGGTGACCCTCAACGGGACGCACCTTAAAATACTCCCACTTAAACCCGTGAAAGGAATCCTCGAACAACCCAAAAATCCGACGATGAGGCTGAGCCCGGAAAGACATATACCCCTTCTTGTGTTTCCCCTCCTTAGTCGGAAGAGTgcacaagaagaggaaaaggaaaACGGGCACCGAAGTCGGGAGATCGAGATACTGGCACACCAACTCAAAACACCGAACGGCTGCCCAACTGTTCGGGTGAAGCTGAGACGGTGCCACGGAACACCGACTAAGTAAACCCTGAACAAACGGGAGAAAGGGAACCGCACTCCGAGCCGAGTAAACATGGATTCATAGACCCACATCCAATCCGGCACGGTGGGAGAATGGAGGTTTAGATAGCAGACGCGCTCATCCGCGTCAGGGAGCACGAGCTCGTATCGTCCCTCCTCTTCACCGCCACCACAAATTGCCCCTTGATCGCGGAGCCGTTGGAGATCACCCTCCGTCATCCGCGACGGAACGCCCCACACATCGCTGGTCACCCAACCATAGCGATTGGGAACGCCCCTGGAAGGGGCAACGGGGGCACCCACACCCTCATTTCTCCGACGCTGCATACCTAAAACAGGGAGGAGCGCCACCATCAGCCTACCAACTCGACACAATTACGAAAAATAAACCTAAACACCACTACAAAGCAAAGCAGAAAATGGCGGTGCTCAGCCCTTCCCCAAACTCAAAACGCCAAACACAGCAAAACAAAAACAGGAACAGGCACACAAACAAAATGGAAGAAATAGCATAAAGAAAAAACCAAACCTGGTAAAAGCAGAAGAAACTCGAAGAAACACAGGGAAATGAGGAGAAGCAGAAACAACACCAGTAAGCAAAATCCACTAAGCAGTTTTTTCTCAGGAAAGGGAGAGGTTCTCTTTCAAAAGAAAAAACGGACGAGGGAAATAGAAGCCAAAACGAAACGGTTTCAAAAAGATGAAAGGACACAACTGACCCTGgacataataaaaatagtaGGGGCAAAAAGGAGAAAATACCTCCTCAATAAATGCCCCCCTCGGAAAAGCAAACTAATCAATTACGCCTCAAAAAACGCAACAGGCGCAGCAGGCACGGAAAGGTCACGTCAAAGACCAAAATACGGTCAGGACAAATCCTTTACCAAACGAAATCAAGAAACCGACCTCGCCACCAAACGAACACTCGAACGGCTCCGAAGATACGATGAGAGAACATCTCCAACTCTCAGCGAGAAACCGACCTCACTCGCTCTCCCGCTGCGGGGGCAACTGTTACGGATCCGGCCCACGGACCCCGGACCCATGACCAAAACCCGAACCCGGCTTATCGGGTCAACACCATCTCGTCTTTTCTAGAAGGCCCCGAATCGGCCCTCTAGATCTTCTAACTAACTTTCGAATTCAAACATCTCCCTTATCTTAaacaaataagataagataagattatcACCATCACCTATAAATAGAGGACCCAGGTCCCTCCAGGTATTCATTCATCCCACACACCTTATACCTCTTAGATctattctgacttgagcgtcggagtgtctttgcaggtacctcccCTCCGCTCCATCAGGGCCGTCCGACACCCGATCCGACCCGCAGGTTCCCGATCCTCCTCTCAACCCGTATCAGAAGCATTCTGTACAATAACCATCTATTCTGTTAACTTTTATGAGTTGTTGAAGCTTCGCTAAAAAATATGTAAGAcataaaacatttaaaatttttatccaaATTATCAAATTAACTTTTAGAatgtataaaatttataaatttaaattaaataagatattaaacAAAGTTATTAGGTTGTTATTATGcataacaaaatgaaaataaaaatttagaaacattatttataaattaactatttataaatgttattaagtttaattatttatttttaatagtatttaatttgaagtcaagataaaaatttatattcaaaggattttttatcttcatgtatgattctaattgataaattttttttaattttatatttaattttttgaattatctttaatttcattatttttcaaaattattaatttataatttttattatattcccTTACTATATCAAACACTATTCTTTCTCTTGTTATTATTCTCTATACACATACCTGTTATTGTCTAATCGccattattatattaatttattctttctcgttttttttcttctccttccaCTTTCTCTTCACCCACCGTAATTAATCAGCaagtatttatatattatattttttatatgttaatCAAATAAGCAGTGCCATATACCAAACAAATGATATTATAGAAGTCaaaataaatgatatttttgtaatataattcatttattttagtttaatttaaaaataaatattcatgtacttaaattttaaatataatactctgtaaaattaataatttaaaaattaaaaaaacaatatTATCCCATGTgaagtaatttaaaaaaaaatgaatttaacaaaatataagattttttttaatttgtcatTGATAGGTAgagatatatttaaaaaaataaagaatacatataaaatgaaaaaaattagttCTTTCTTGGTAAGAGAAAAAGATAGAACACTATCTTTATACGTGAAATATTGGGGACAAAttaaaaaggtaaaaaaaatgataaaaatattaattggataagtaaattaaagagaaaaaaatataggtGAAAGTTATATGTGAATGTAGTAACTacaataaaaatgaaatttgTAACTATGGATGTGATGAAATCGATGATGTTGAAGGTAAAAAAATAATAGCAGTAAGAGAAATATAACAAAATGTATTAAGAGGTCAAAAAAAGTAGTAGAATGgatgaaattataaaaaataaaataaaaaaatattttttatgattttaaaaaaattctaatagaATAATTAGAATGAGACTAAACTGCTAGATAGATCATCAGAGTACAGTACTCACAAACATACTCAAAAGTCAAAAAATACTATACAAACAAAGAttaacataaaattaaataaaacataatttaaaTCAATACCTCAGAATATAATAAGATCTacagaaaaaattatttatcaccACTGGTTAAATACTTGTTGGCTTCTAATTAttctttttctcatttcatATATAGCcacgaaaataaattttttgacattgtttttaccTAATTTAAGATGTCACaaaaacttatttaaataattatttcgtATAGAGAAGAGTTCATAAGACAAACGAGAAtcagaaaataattaaaaaaaagagattgtgggaataaaaaattgaatagaagTTATACGTGAATTTTTGTAACTGCTAGTGAAATATATTAGTGAAATAAGTAtctgtaaaatatttttaaatgatGTTAATAGggttaaaatagaaaatagaaaattagaTACCAAATTCTATGTATtagtattatatattgttatagataattagtaatatatttttaaatagaattttatagCAAATTAATTCTGAGAGATATTAAaacaaattattaataaaataaaaaaaggagtTTCTCAGCTACCGTCCAAATCCCATTAAAAAGGCGGGAAACAGGTAAAATAAATAGGAAACAACAGGTTTCCGAGACCAAACTTGGTCGGCACCCACCAAATTTATGCATACGCTCCATAGGGAGGGAGAAGAAAATTCACTTCCTTCTATAAATCGCAACACCCACCACAAACCTTATTCACACTCAATGTTAGAGATATGATAAATATAACCATTAATGATATCTATTTTTGATTGttcaaatttttagaataaataattttatgacataattttaaaattttatatttaaaaaatttaaaatttaatttttgatgaattctctcaaaaaaaataatataaaaaaaataaaaaaatatttatgcaaaaattaaataaattaaaaaaaaattcttattttaaaaaaaaattttaaaaatataactattaatattatttttttattaacttaaattTTTGGGATAAATAGTTCTATCTCAATTACAAACCTTACTTATTTATGCTTCATAGCTTGTACTTATAGTCATTCTGCCATATCCCCATCTCTATTTATGCCCTGATGCTAAAGTCTTCAACTCCTTACCAATACCTTTTAAAATCTTAATACCCTCCTCAAGCTTTGTAATATATGCGTTGTACTACCATTTGATGagcaacaaaaatatttaattacctACACTTAATTTGAGTTTGAATAATGCTAAATAATTAGTTTTTCTCAGTTAAtattaatcaatttttaaaaattattttattcattttaaattttaaattttaaaattataaattctcaATCCTAtactttaaattataaattataaatcttagtatttattaaataaaattggttctttatattttttcttttagtttataCTAAGTTATACGATATATTATATTGAGTAATATTagataactaatttttttcagCCAAtacagttaattttttaaaattattttattcttaaataataaatagtatttCAACAATATCTTCTTGATATTAATTGTTGTTTTGATGTATATATAATCCCATTTTCCTCTATGCATTGATTCAAAAGCCTTTAACACTTTACCTATACCTTATAAATCCCAATACCAACCACGAAGTTTAGGAGTATCTACACCCTAAAAGACATACTATATAATCATTCTAACACAACATAATCCCCCATCTCAATAAGCCATCAGCCATGGACTGGTTCTCCTGGCTATCCAGGACAAGTCTTGAGCCATCTCTCGTCTACGAATACGGCCTAGCATTTGCGCGAAACGAGCTTCAGCTGGAAGATGCAACCCACTTCAACCATGAGTTCCTCCAGAGCATGGGGATTTCGATCGCCAAACATCGGCTCGAAATTCTCAAGCTCGCAAAGAAGGAGGATGGTAGTAGTGGCGCTGCCACGGCACTTACCAAGACTCTCTCCGGCGCAATCAAGAGATGCCTAAAGAGGTGCCTGAGTAAATTACAGGTGTTCAATGAACAAGAAGCAGAGGAGACAAAGGAAATGGTAACACCGGAGCCAAACTGGTACCATGGGAGGTGCAGAGGGTCAATGATGAGGAAGCATATTGACGGAGAGAAGGGTATGCTATCATCATGAATGACAAATACttcattttacttttttttttcgacaGAAATACTTCATTTTACTTAAATAACAGACAAGTTAActgtttgatattttttatttagttattttgtatatttgtgttaatattactttattttctattattttttaattaaaaacgtTAGTCttctaatattttcttttaaacaaCAGACTGATACACCTAATTGGTCTTTTAACGATTTAACCTTGGATAAATTACTTTCTAACAATATTTGTTTTTGACAAATTAGTACTAATTTGggactattaaaaaaaattagtttttgttaaagaaaaaatttaattttgatgtaataCGTAAAAGGTTTTATACCAttgatatattaaaattaaacacataacataaaaagtaaattaatcTATCTGCTTTTAAAAGtttatacaatttaaaatttataccatgttaatatttaaaaaagagcACTCGTTtgttaaatttcaaaaatattttgaaaggTCAATGGCTaatttgttaaattattttCTAAGGACTAATGTCTCTAAAATAAACCATTGCTAGTTTAAACCACTTAAATATGTAACTAATttcgtgaaaaaaaaaaaaaaacattaccGTTTACATGTAGTATCATAATATATCATATTTAATTCATGTGCacactttttctttttgatatAAAAGTCTATATATTGCAAAGAGCAAAATACTTatagaaaagaagaaaggtTACTAAAGAGTATACTAAAAAGCAACACGGACGATatgttttttaaaatcaaatactATATGTTAGCTTGAACTTATTTAAATTtgtaactaattgtttcataaAAGATATAGTTATATTATACATTAtattcaattctttgtatttgtatttgtatttgtGCAATATAGGTATGCAACGAAGCAGGACCATAGCACTGTCAGGGCCATTGGATGGAAGAACAATGCATAACAAAATGGTAACTGGGAAGGTGTTGAAGTTGTCTGGTCCTCTTGATGGGAAGATGAATGAGAGAATGATGTATGCAAATAGGAGTCCAATAATGGCTCATAGGCCTTTGGTTGAAGAGAGGTTCTTGGGCACACTAAAGAGTCCTAGACTTTCTAGTACTGGTCCTATTGATGGACGAGCTATGGTTGATAATAGGAGTCCAAGGCTAAGTAGGCCTCTTTATGAAAGGGTTGATAGCCCAATGGGTTATAGTCCGTACAATAAGACTAAAGGCGACTCTGattgtgatgatgattatggaCTGTGGCCTACAATGTTTGAGGATCTGAAACCCACTtgagtcttttttttttattccgAGTAAATGCTTAAATTaggtttttgaattttatgcaTGTGTAAGGCTCTACAAATCAAATTGATCTTTCCAAATTAACTCACGTGCGCATGTTAGTCCCTCTCTCATTCTGTATCTTGACATCGTTTGACCCATACGATGTGAACAATTGAGTTTTATGCAAGATGAAATTTTAGAAGACTAAATTCGTACATAAGATTTGAGTGACTAATTTTGAGCATTTACTCTTTTTGTTTTGCTTCTTCTTGAGTGCAACTTGATGGTGAATAGCAGTAAtgtcttcctttttcttttatatatatatatatatatatatatatatatatatacacgcaATAATATAGTCTgtattggaaaaaaaattttctcttgtagaagaaaataagcagtaacattatttatttatttttttctaaaaaaaataaacaagaaaatctTTTAATAGTGTATGTGGTAGCTTGTTAAGAATGAATTACGCAGATTTTGTTAAACTGAAAACAAGCTCATAAACTAATTATGTAAATTTTGTTAAGTTGGCATCGGAGCAAGCAACTGAGCACTTGAATAACTTCCGTCAGTCCTGTCTGCTCCATCGTGATCGTGTCCCTTATCGTCGACGGTGCTTCCCTGATGCAGATTTTTATAAAACTCACAACTCGGCAAGTGCACCAAATCGTATCAAGTGATACCACGGGAGTGAGTTATCATTCCCACGTGGATTAACAGACTGAGCATACAAGAGTTAATCGATTGTTCTAACTAGACAATTGCAAATTAGGGTTTCTGTAAAATCAAATTAGCAAAAGCAGAAGATTAAATGAAAACAATTCATAAACTGTTGAGAAAATAGTATGAATGGGATACTAAGGTTTCGGAGATGTTTAAAACTTCAAGAAGAATACTTTTCACTATCTGCCTTGATCATGCAAAGTATGGCGAACCCTAATTAACCAAACCCCAATCCCTCGGTAATCCGTTTCTTTTAACTTAACTATAAGTCAATTCCTTGATCAATCAATTATGATAAGAGATTAGGCACACATACTGATTCATAAGCCACACAATTCTTAAGATTTAAACTTAATTGATTCAACGTCAGTTATCAAGCCAAGTTTAAAACTTTCAGAATTGAGAGAAAAGATTTTTAAGCTTAATTCTATCAAACAATCTTTTCTAAGATGTATATAGAATTCAATTTAGATTTAAGCTATTTCCTAGTAAACTCAAACCTTTGTGATGAAGAATGAAAACCAAATTCTTAAgaaaacatcaatgcataaaTCAAGAATAGAAGAGTAAGAACATTAATCCATGgtaataaacagagctcctaaccatAACAGAGGATATTAGTTACTCATTGTAACACCCTTACTATCAGAATGTCACGCTTTcggctgcgccactctgatagtGAGAATATTACGACGACTTCTATATACTTAATAATAGAATAGGAGCCTTTGACTTGAAACGGTattgttgttttctttgaaAAACTGGAAGATACTTTTTCCTAATCAAGCATGCATATATAACCAAATTCAATCacaatcatatatatatatatatatatataaacataccAGACTTCGTATACAAGCAGCATACAAAGATTACAGACATACATATCATTACAACTCATATCTCTCTTATAAGGGTATAATAATAAACGTGAGGAAAAACtacaatatatacaataataTACAACAATAAGATACATAGAAGGAACTCCTTAAATTCTTCATCCGTCCTGATAAGAAAAAACTGTAGCGGGGTGAGAACATCGTCCTCGCtagttctcagtagagggttttgaAGAATTATCATAAGAGGATAcgtataaaaaaaagaattgatttcAACTGTAGTGATTATCGCTCGTCTTATGAATCTATTCAaaacattaataattaattatccaAAACTCAATTAATATCTCATAACAAAATCAATTTCAGCCTCTGACCCAACATATAATCAAATCTCATTATAGAATCCAGCCCAAATCAAATTAACTTGACCTCTGGCCCAAATCAACTGAAAACATGGCCTCTGGCCCAACTCAAATCAAATCACCATAAAAACTCAGTCACAAAACAGAATCAATTACCATCATCAAATGGTACAAGGCAAATACACTCATAGAACAATTACAGGCAGTACCACATCAGGAACAACCCTCAGCGTCACCACTTCTAGCATAACTGATCTCTCAGTTGTTCAAGCATAAACAAAATAATACAAGGAATACACAAACAGAGAACAGTTAAGACAATTAGTTCAATTAGCATATAGGTACAATTATGCAAATAGGCAAGCCAAATACAAGATACACACCCAAACAATACACACAAATCGAAATCGAATAATGAACAAAACTCCAATAAAATAAttcatttcttttcttaaaaatcgaAATCGAACAATATAATCCTTGAATCCTAACTTTTCTAAATAACACTTCAAACtaaatctctaatttttataaaaattttgacagCATCTCATCTAAAATTCAGACTTTGTCACCCTTCAAAGGTcccaaccaaaccaaaccaaatatctctcaatcattcaaatcacttccaataaatcattatcaCCACAATAACACTAAACTCAAGAAAATCAACAAAATCCAGAATTCAATCAACCAATCTCACCaatatcaatttaaattaaCTTCCACAACATCAATCAATCATAATTCTCAGCCGTCTCAAACAATTTCAAACCAAATAATTcctcaatatatatatatatatatatatatatatatatatatatatatataaaccatATTTCTTAAGCAACTTATTTCTCAATATAAATATACCAATCAGATTTCCAAATCAAGCTTTCATTAACTAtcacaatggcaactcaatcaATCAAGAATTCAATCAAGTAAACTAATCACattgttttaaaataattcaATCAATCCATAAGACTCACATAATcaccaaaaatatatttttgcaTTAATATCGACTTATAACAATtcttgaaaataaaatgagtttAATAAAAGCACCCTACCTCGATAGGGACTCAACTACGCGATAAAATTCCTTTTTCTCTCGACTTGAAACAATGACAGCCACAACCACAGCTCCAAACCAATTTTGCAACAACAACGTCAACTATAATCACAATTTGTAATAACCGAAACTCAATCCTATAGCAATAACACTGCAAAAATCTCAGCAACATATAATGGAACAATGATAATAGGAGTTTTCGGAGCAAACAACTCATCGTACAAAAAAAGGAACGAAGAACGAAGCAGTGGCAGCTCCGGCGGTGATTCCGGTAACACCGGCGCCATACCCGGTGACCATAACGGTGGTTGAGCAGCTCCAATAGCCGCAAGCAGCTCAGTGGCAACCTCCATCTGTAACAACGGCCACCGCAGCAACAACACCCCTTCCCACCGTCTTCTCCTCTCTTCCCGGCGTCCAGCTCCAGTGGCAGATCCACCCATCAACAGCGACAGACGTGACAACGGCGACAGGTTGCAACAGTTCGACGGTGGTTGATGggtggaaaacgatccgacacaaaactcaccggcaagtgtaccgggtcgcatcaagtaataataactcacatgagtgaggtcgatcccacagggattgaaggattgagcaattttagtttagtggttggtttagtcaagcgaatcaagtgttggttgagtgatttgtgtttaacaggaagtagatgacagtaaatgtaaagggggaagggcaaattgcagtaaattagagagcaggaaagtaaacttgcagaatcttaaagaacaagaaagtaaatgactgaaacttaaagtgcaagaaatgtaaattgcagtaacttaaattgcaaggaatgtaaattgcttgaatataaaaggggtttgaggactgggattgccgaatctaaacaaagagaaattaaattgcaacaagtaattaagtagaagatgaattggaTCAAACAgagattcaaacagaaaatgaaattaaagtgcagcagggttcacagaagaaccaaaagtaaaattgggtctcaggtctcagagctaggtagcagagcctagatctctatttgccttcctagatccaagctcTCAAAGCAATTGGTAGATAAGAACAATTgccaaaaattcaaagctcaaagagaGTGCCAAATTCAAAGCTAAACCAAAGATCAGTTCAAAGTTCCaaaaaagtcctaattacatcaaactagctcctatttatacacttctATCTTGGATTTTGGgctttggatgggcttttgatttggtgaagaaatgaattaaaatggggttttaatttgaattttcggcccatgagaagttgctcccaggaggctgccctgcccttgcggagggcagggcaggatttggagtttggtgcgccagaaattgcCTTGGTGCGCta is a window from the Arachis stenosperma cultivar V10309 chromosome 3, arast.V10309.gnm1.PFL2, whole genome shotgun sequence genome containing:
- the LOC130965337 gene encoding uncharacterized protein LOC130965337, which translates into the protein MDWFSWLSRTSLEPSLVYEYGLAFARNELQLEDATHFNHEFLQSMGISIAKHRLEILKLAKKEDGSSGAATALTKTLSGAIKRCLKRCLSKLQVFNEQEAEETKEMVTPEPNWYHGRCRGSMMRKHIDGEKGMQRSRTIALSGPLDGRTMHNKMVTGKVLKLSGPLDGKMNERMMYANRSPIMAHRPLVEERFLGTLKSPRLSSTGPIDGRAMVDNRSPRLSRPLYERVDSPMGYSPYNKTKGDSDCDDDYGLWPTMFEDLKPT